Proteins co-encoded in one Periophthalmus magnuspinnatus isolate fPerMag1 chromosome 20, fPerMag1.2.pri, whole genome shotgun sequence genomic window:
- the LOC117388028 gene encoding zinc finger protein 391-like, producing MSTGQNLRALVEERLTAAAEDIYMLFERITAEYEEELCRCKQENERKQRLLDSTLSALSPRVVLTRAGVHMSPLSPGLILKEEIPETPQIKEEPEEEHIKQEEEELHMSVPESNDGSVKTEESSLPQRKEIDHREDTQGEDISSQTHVHREDTQVEDISTETRVHREDTQVEDISTETRVHREDTQVEDISTETRVHRENTQVEDISTETRVHREDTQVEDISTETRVLPETEGDTEHFSDTYEDWRAPIDYNQVPTKSKSTTAPNSSLSPKYKSAPETRATVDSGDVSGTAEGVAGKKHQCSVCKKRFDLKTSFKRHFRVHRGERPYSCSVCEKAFTQKSHLTRHMTTHTGDKPYICSVCEKAFSQKSTLTLHMRTHTGDKPYICSVCEKAFSQKSTLTLHMRTHTGDKPYSCSVCEKAFTQKRKLTLHMRTHTGDKPYSCSVCEKAFSKKSTLKDHMRIHTGDKPHSCSVCEKAYTKKSHLTRHMRTHTGDKPYSCSVCKKAFTQRRKLTLHMRTHTEDKPYGCSVCNKRFTQSKVLIKHMRSHTGEK from the exons ATGTCCACAGGCCAAAATCTGAGAGCTTTGGTGGAGGAGCGTctgactgcggctgctgaaGACATATATATGCTGTTTGAAAGAATCACAGCAGAatatgaggaggaactgtgtcgctGCAAACAGGAGAACGAGAGAAAGCAACGGCTCCTGGACTCGACTCTGAGCGCTCTGAGCCCGAGAGTCGTGCTGACCAGAGCCG GTGTCCACATGTCCCctctgagtcctggtctcatTCTGAAAGAGGAAAtcccagagactccacagaTTAAAGAGGAACCAGAAGAAGAGCAcatcaaacaggaggaagaggagctgcaCAT gtCTGTCCCTGAGTCCAATGATGGcagtgtgaagacagaagagtcctcactgccTCAACGAAAAGAAATTgatcacagagaggacacacagggagaagacatcagctcacagacacatgtccacagagaggacacacaggtagaggacatcagcacagagacacgtgtccacagagaggacacacaggtagaggacatcagcacagagacacgtgtccacagagaggacacacaggtaGAGGACATCAGCACAGAGACACGTgtccacagagagaacacacaggtagaggacatcagcacagagacacgtgtccacagagaggacacacaggtaGAGGACATCAGCACAGAGACACGTGTCCTACCCGAGACAGAGGGAGATACGGAGCACTTTTCTGACACCTATGAAGACTGGCGTGCTCCAATCGACTACAACCAAGTTCCAACCAAGTCCAAAAGCACCACTGCACCAAACTCAAGTCTGTCCCCCAAATacaagtctgcaccagagaccagagccactGTGGACAGTGGGGACGTGTCAGGAACAGCTGAAGGAGTTGCAGGGAAGAAACACCAGTGCTCTGTTTGTAAAAAGAGATTTGACTTAAAAACCAGTTTTAAAAGACACTTTAGAGTTCACAGAGGCGAGAGACCTTACAGCTGCTCTGTCTGTGAAAAAGCATTTACTCAAAAGAGTCACCTCACACGACACAtgacaacacacacaggagacaaaccttacatctgttctgtctgtgagaaagcatttagtCAAAAGAGTACTCTCACActacacatgagaacacacacaggagacaaaccttacatctgttctgtctgtgagaaagcatttagtCAAAAGAGTACTCTCACGctacacatgagaacacacacaggagacaaaccttacagttgttctgtctgtgagaaagcatttactcaAAAGAGGAAACTCACActacacatgagaacacacacaggagacaaaccttacagctgctctgtctgtgagaaagcattttcTAAAAAGAGTACTCTCAAAGACCACATGAGAATACACACCGGAGACAAACCTCACAGCTgctctgtctgtgagaaagcatatACTAAAAAGAGTCATCTCACCcgacacatgagaacacacaccggagacaaaccttacagctgcTCTGTCTGTAAGAAAGCATTTACTCAAAGGAGGAAACTCACActacacatgagaacacacacagaagacaaacCTTACGGGTGTTCTGTCTGTAATAAACGATTTACCCAGAGCAAAGTTCTGATAAAACATATGAGaagtcacacaggagagaagtaA